One window of Chlamydia sp. 04-14 genomic DNA carries:
- a CDS encoding polymorphic outer membrane protein middle domain-containing protein codes for MCFSPAYSAVLKTLTSADNFNGINNAAFSIKASDNDEGTTYILSDNILIQNVAVTKPENSSCFKNTKGDLIFNGNNRNLTFDKITTTAEGKMICNSAGTFLTLSCFSKLAFLESNNLRTGKSAIRSKGSLMFRSNDQIIFSECYSSDKGGAIHCIPTPGSRNTCSLSFHRNRGITFSNNTSVQGGGAIYAKQMRLTAMGPTLFLNNTASGDVNSRPAGGAIAIAPNGELSLFAEEGDIIFEGNRTIRGGHGGHIERNAIHLENDAFISYIGAAEGKIIKFYDAITATSSSDVPLLINQITGGAIYKGTVFFSSGACTHTCSSLASINMSRILQDVILAGGTLDLSSGAILGVLNFIQRPDTTFILDQSTMLRVHGNAELLNITIPVKLSILNPKPKDPKIKFHSLSYRQPGQILILSGDKKISLSGSMNIDIQDEDFYENIELAKSVKIPLIKIETRELDLAHTEVNRINVSMDPYGYQGSWKLEWLEQAPKPINTRSRTNAEKIAHLVWTPKHYRPRLIDSQGNSLVPNSLWNAFVDIRGIHNLMDTVSDGSLYRNGLWVSEISNYFHKDHHKDNHGFRHTSGGYALGLSQQTPSKDIFSIGFFQMFGVSKDASLAKNRENILAGSAYLQHSTPIKPILNWSLGNLFARPEFLSKISSDLPLILNLQATYSHSKNKLTITRKSSEITHGYWNTHCVGAELGSSLSFDFHEEHNIFHHILPFMNLQGVYAYQRKFKEEGEKKHEITSSKLGNVSLPIGIRLEGHNSRWPIFYSTSVAFIADLFRQNPCSTITSTYAPFATWKTSGTNLSRQALAAQLSMHCAILDNITLFSKCCAEIRKSSQYYLGDIGSQFLF; via the coding sequence TTGTGTTTTTCACCAGCATACTCTGCTGTGTTAAAAACACTCACCTCTGCTGATAATTTTAACGGCATAAACAATGCGGCTTTTTCTATTAAAGCTTCTGACAATGACGAAGGAACAACCTACATCTTATCCGACAATATTTTAATACAAAATGTCGCCGTTACTAAACCTGAAAATAGTAGCTGTTTTAAAAATACCAAAGGAGACCTAATCTTTAATGGCAATAACCGAAATTTAACCTTCGATAAAATTACCACTACAGCCGAAGGGAAAATGATTTGCAATTCTGCGGGAACCTTCCTTACCTTATCATGCTTCTCCAAGCTTGCGTTTTTAGAATCTAACAACTTAAGAACAGGGAAAAGCGCAATCAGATCTAAAGGATCTTTAATGTTTAGATCCAATGATCAGATCATCTTCTCAGAGTGTTACTCATCAGATAAAGGGGGTGCTATCCATTGTATACCTACTCCAGGATCACGAAACACATGTTCCTTATCATTTCATAGAAATCGCGGGATAACATTTTCTAATAATACATCCGTTCAGGGTGGTGGAGCTATTTATGCTAAACAAATGCGTCTAACCGCTATGGGCCCCACTCTATTTCTTAATAATACAGCTTCAGGAGATGTCAACTCAAGACCCGCCGGGGGCGCTATTGCCATTGCTCCTAATGGAGAGCTTTCTTTATTTGCTGAGGAAGGAGATATTATCTTCGAGGGAAATAGGACAATAAGAGGCGGTCATGGCGGCCATATTGAAAGAAATGCTATTCATTTAGAAAATGATGCATTTATTAGCTATATAGGTGCTGCTGAAGGGAAAATCATTAAATTCTATGATGCTATTACTGCCACGTCTTCTTCTGATGTTCCCCTCCTAATCAATCAAATAACAGGCGGGGCCATCTATAAGGGCACAGTGTTTTTCTCTTCAGGGGCATGTACTCATACTTGTTCTTCACTGGCTTCCATAAATATGTCTAGAATTTTACAGGATGTAATACTAGCAGGAGGCACTCTAGACTTAAGTTCAGGTGCCATTCTTGGAGTTTTGAACTTTATTCAACGTCCTGACACAACATTTATTCTAGACCAAAGTACCATGCTTAGAGTACACGGAAACGCTGAACTTTTAAATATTACTATTCCTGTGAAACTTTCTATTTTAAATCCGAAACCAAAAGATCCGAAAATAAAGTTTCATTCCTTATCATATCGACAACCGGGGCAGATTTTAATTCTATCAGGAGATAAGAAAATATCTCTATCGGGATCTATGAATATCGATATTCAAGATGAAGATTTCTATGAAAATATAGAGTTAGCAAAATCTGTAAAAATTCCCCTAATTAAAATTGAAACTCGTGAATTAGATCTTGCACATACAGAAGTTAATCGTATTAATGTTTCAATGGATCCCTATGGGTATCAAGGATCTTGGAAACTCGAATGGTTAGAACAAGCACCGAAACCAATAAATACACGTTCAAGAACGAATGCAGAAAAAATTGCTCATCTTGTCTGGACACCTAAACATTATCGACCACGTCTGATTGATTCCCAGGGAAATTCCTTAGTCCCCAATAGTCTGTGGAATGCTTTCGTAGATATCCGCGGTATCCATAACCTTATGGACACCGTTTCTGATGGCAGCTTATATCGCAATGGCTTATGGGTTTCAGAAATCTCTAATTATTTCCATAAAGATCATCATAAAGATAACCACGGCTTCCGTCATACCAGCGGAGGCTATGCTTTAGGGCTATCACAACAAACTCCCTCTAAGGATATTTTTAGCATAGGCTTTTTCCAAATGTTCGGGGTTTCTAAAGATGCCTCTTTAGCAAAAAATCGTGAAAATATTCTCGCAGGATCTGCATATTTGCAGCATAGCACACCTATAAAACCTATCCTAAATTGGTCTTTAGGGAACCTGTTTGCTCGTCCTGAATTCTTATCCAAGATTTCTTCAGATCTCCCATTAATTTTAAATCTTCAAGCAACGTACAGCCATAGTAAAAATAAACTCACGATAACACGAAAATCTTCAGAAATTACTCATGGGTATTGGAATACCCATTGTGTAGGTGCTGAACTAGGATCTTCTCTATCCTTTGATTTCCACGAAGAGCATAATATCTTCCATCACATCCTTCCCTTTATGAATCTTCAAGGTGTCTATGCCTATCAAAGGAAATTTAAAGAAGAAGGAGAGAAAAAACATGAAATTACCAGTAGTAAATTAGGAAATGTCTCTCTACCTATCGGTATACGTTTGGAAGGACATAACTCGCGTTGGCCTATTTTCTATTCGACATCTGTAGCCTTCATTGCAGATCTATTCCGACAAAATCCATGTTCTACAATTACCTCCACCTACGCACCTTTTGCTACATGGAAAACTTCAGGAACAAATCTCTCAAGGCAAGCACTAGCAGCGCAATTGTCGATGCATTGTGCAATCTTAGATAACATTACGCTATTTTCAAAATGCTGTGCAGAGATACGCAAATCTTCACAATACTATTTAGGAGATATCGGTAGTCAGTTCTTATTTTAA
- a CDS encoding polymorphic outer membrane protein middle domain-containing protein, which yields MKASLRKFLISTTLTLPCSFQAFSLEIVVPNGTYDGNLREMFPYTITSNAEGTTAILSGNLNLLNLDNSMVATPSSCFFNSVGPMTIVGKNHNLTFTNLRTSVNGAALSSIPATTPESFPYTITGMNTLSFSNCVALMARTTPANTPTNPKGGALYSKAPVFLQNIQNLIFKNNSAADNGGALWAQVVGISNIKKSMQFLSNVGANGGAIGASKSLDVTQCPSILFRSNSAEKLGGAIHSVDPTTAGSPPPPANGPVNTVVSFSGNGAIQFDANNAKSGGAIYSKGNINFTNNAQLLMQNNSASPEVADNNEVLGQGGAIFCIKQTTTPPAPTSPEFTGLTISNQNEIFFANNFAATAGGAIYGEKVSITSSGKTVFTNNISKDGGAIYIPSGGTLSLSADYGDMIFYENLKNDGSTTTRNAINLEKGATITLLAASGDHKLCFYDPIVTTLPETAPNGNNTLTINQDRQQNTPFTNYIGTVLFSGAHVTSATDTKNFESTIYQKVVLGGGKLVLADKANLSVVSFEQEADSILLMDNGTTLAITEHSHTTAAAAGGGGGGAGAGGAAAPTNQDNANGTISIKDLHINVSSLTQPGEGAKIETKNTAGSITLTGHISLDDVSGTAYENHDLFNKDTITLKVLSLSTAGDNKTTTDALTLTPRGDAEPQYGYQGSWKLTWEDGTGSDLNKKKTLKAVWTKTGFIPSPERQASLVPNSLWGAFIDLRSMNALATASCDGFGYGKGLWVAGLSNVFHHDRNSVSHGFRRISGGYVIGANSQTISDSVFGVAFSQVFGKSKDYVVSTTKSQAIVGSAYLSIKHPLSNTIFTSFAARINYSHTNEDMKTRYTFMPEEDGNWDNNCWLGEIGGSLPIVLQTTKLHLNQFVPFVNVQLGYAEHGSFREKLAEARSFCSSRLINLAIPCGFKIDRRSHSHPDFYSLAISYVPDVWRRNPGCDTLLLANGFRWKTPATNLDRHGLLMQGSTHTAVNNNIEIFSHGSCELRRSSRNYNINVGSKFRF from the coding sequence ATGAAAGCGTCTCTCCGTAAGTTTCTAATTTCAACAACGCTAACACTTCCTTGTTCATTCCAAGCCTTTTCTTTGGAAATCGTAGTTCCTAACGGAACTTACGATGGTAACCTTAGAGAAATGTTTCCCTATACGATTACATCAAATGCTGAGGGAACTACGGCGATATTGTCAGGAAATCTGAATCTTTTAAATCTTGACAATTCAATGGTAGCAACACCTTCAAGTTGTTTTTTCAACTCCGTTGGGCCCATGACAATTGTGGGTAAAAACCATAATCTAACATTTACAAACCTGCGCACATCGGTAAACGGTGCTGCCCTAAGCTCTATTCCGGCAACAACTCCCGAATCGTTCCCTTATACGATTACGGGGATGAATACCCTGTCGTTTTCTAACTGCGTAGCCTTAATGGCTCGTACCACTCCTGCAAATACTCCAACGAATCCAAAAGGCGGGGCGTTATACTCCAAAGCTCCTGTATTTCTACAGAATATTCAGAATCTGATATTTAAAAATAATAGCGCTGCAGATAATGGTGGTGCTCTATGGGCACAAGTAGTAGGAATTAGCAATATCAAAAAATCTATGCAATTCCTTAGCAACGTCGGTGCAAACGGCGGAGCTATCGGTGCATCTAAAAGTCTAGATGTTACACAATGCCCTTCTATTCTCTTCAGATCAAACTCTGCTGAGAAACTTGGCGGTGCTATTCATTCGGTTGATCCCACTACAGCAGGAAGTCCTCCTCCTCCAGCAAACGGACCAGTAAATACTGTCGTCAGTTTTTCAGGAAATGGTGCCATACAATTTGACGCGAATAATGCGAAATCCGGTGGAGCTATTTATTCCAAAGGGAACATCAACTTCACAAATAACGCACAATTACTCATGCAGAATAACTCTGCATCTCCTGAAGTTGCTGATAATAATGAAGTATTAGGACAAGGTGGGGCTATTTTCTGTATAAAACAGACTACAACACCTCCTGCTCCCACCTCTCCAGAGTTCACAGGATTAACTATAAGCAATCAAAACGAAATCTTCTTTGCTAATAACTTCGCTGCAACCGCAGGTGGAGCTATTTATGGAGAAAAAGTCAGCATTACCTCTTCAGGAAAAACGGTGTTTACAAACAACATCTCAAAAGATGGTGGTGCCATCTATATCCCCTCTGGAGGAACTCTAAGCTTATCTGCTGATTATGGGGATATGATTTTCTATGAAAATCTAAAAAATGATGGCAGTACTACCACAAGAAATGCCATCAACTTAGAAAAGGGAGCAACCATTACATTATTAGCGGCCTCTGGAGATCATAAACTCTGTTTTTATGATCCTATTGTGACTACACTTCCAGAAACAGCTCCTAACGGCAATAATACTCTAACTATCAACCAAGATAGACAACAGAATACTCCTTTTACTAACTACATCGGAACCGTACTATTCTCTGGAGCCCATGTAACTTCTGCGACGGACACAAAGAATTTTGAGTCAACTATCTATCAAAAAGTGGTTCTAGGTGGCGGGAAACTTGTTTTAGCTGATAAAGCAAACCTATCCGTTGTTTCCTTTGAACAAGAAGCTGATTCTATTCTCTTAATGGATAATGGAACTACCCTAGCAATTACAGAGCATTCTCACACAACTGCTGCTGCCGCGGGAGGTGGTGGAGGTGGTGCTGGAGCAGGCGGTGCCGCAGCTCCCACCAATCAAGATAATGCTAACGGAACCATCTCAATAAAAGATCTCCATATCAACGTTAGTTCTCTTACACAACCCGGTGAAGGAGCTAAAATTGAAACAAAAAATACTGCAGGATCTATTACATTAACAGGCCATATATCCCTAGATGATGTCTCAGGAACTGCTTACGAAAATCACGATCTTTTCAATAAAGATACTATTACTCTCAAAGTGCTTTCTCTTTCTACAGCAGGGGATAATAAAACTACTACAGATGCTCTTACACTCACTCCTAGAGGAGATGCTGAGCCACAATATGGCTATCAAGGATCTTGGAAACTTACATGGGAAGACGGTACAGGTAGTGATTTAAATAAAAAGAAAACTCTAAAAGCTGTTTGGACAAAAACAGGATTCATTCCTAGTCCTGAACGTCAAGCATCTTTAGTCCCTAATAGCTTATGGGGAGCTTTCATAGACCTACGCTCTATGAATGCCCTAGCTACAGCAAGCTGTGATGGCTTTGGCTACGGTAAGGGATTATGGGTGGCTGGACTTTCGAATGTCTTCCATCATGATCGCAACAGCGTATCCCATGGTTTCCGACGTATTAGTGGTGGCTACGTTATTGGAGCAAATTCACAAACAATTTCTGATTCTGTATTTGGAGTAGCCTTCTCCCAGGTATTCGGTAAATCTAAAGATTACGTAGTCTCCACAACAAAATCACAAGCTATAGTAGGTAGTGCCTACCTATCCATAAAACATCCGTTAAGCAACACTATCTTCACATCCTTTGCTGCAAGAATTAACTACAGCCATACTAACGAAGATATGAAAACACGCTATACCTTCATGCCTGAAGAAGATGGCAATTGGGATAACAATTGTTGGTTAGGAGAAATAGGTGGAAGCTTACCTATTGTTTTACAAACCACTAAATTACATCTAAATCAATTTGTTCCTTTTGTGAATGTTCAGCTTGGCTATGCTGAACATGGATCCTTTAGAGAAAAACTTGCAGAAGCACGCTCATTCTGTTCGTCTCGTTTGATTAACTTAGCGATTCCTTGTGGATTTAAAATTGATAGGCGTTCCCACTCCCATCCGGATTTTTATAGCTTAGCTATATCCTACGTTCCTGATGTATGGAGAAGGAATCCAGGATGTGACACTTTATTACTTGCAAACGGATTCCGCTGGAAAACACCTGCAACAAATCTAGATAGACATGGTTTATTGATGCAAGGATCCACACATACAGCTGTGAACAATAATATTGAAATCTTTAGCCATGGCAGTTGCGAATTACGTAGATCCTCACGCAACTACAATATAAATGTAGGAAGTAAATTTCGATTCTAA
- a CDS encoding polymorphic outer membrane protein middle domain-containing protein: protein MPLSLRSSSFCFLACLCSSGWVSAQTINQAKLTPPLYDIGEAFHLTSNCFIEDAYGAKFPSSFLGSSTNFTIFGRNRSLTFAQCHAPVKEGSSLISATEALTLTNLSKLVLNENVSTGKNGLISGKNISVTSSRSVIVTNNRTPYTPVVTSVTTPNASTTVNCFCGSAIRTETKLDITKIRGNITFDSNSGNFGAALLNDTAATCNIENNSAAISFSQNFAACGGGAIYDGTITFKNNSGPITLAGNTAANGLLTTTPTPAKVIGAGCGGAICAPTKSVSFANNTGECAINYNLAEKDGGAIYATTCDLTTSSNTYLNKNAAKGNGGAICTKALTINSKGPMVFFNNRAEKGGAIYVASTVGETNNPPNSTLSLTASSGDMVFIGNMLDNRPGTRNAIQVEGDGKITSLNATGLSNIIFHDPITNKGPTTTNPTTLDTIKINSTGFAGSVKFTSETLTISEKLNPANSTTSLFGKVVIEDGQLVVTNNATVNVLGLTAETGRLTLGSGASVGLLTTTNNQPTPENFSIKKLGFDVKSYLNPNYTTATVTTSNSKTITLEGSLDVVSEDNEDLYDNPLLLASLSIPIATFTSNNGSATDPIKTNFTVGDLAVSQHYGYQGVWSSTWTTPLLAPTPNGGIPTGTNNRTLYVVWRPDPAYHAPYVLDPERRGELVSNTLWTSFLATQAFSEALEETFLSEHEGVLVSAKAIGSYVRHPVQKTHDGFKGRYGGYQASIGIHYPDDASVGLAFGQLYGQVKSKPYDAQSTEQISLVAFFGKFPVVTENTATSISWEASYGYAVNHMKTNYLNSITQRTRKSKGRWHNNTYYASVSVEHPFLTWCTLTRKVARDLELSGFISAEFMGGWQNAFSEKGALPRSFSRGRGHNITLPIGFTSEWYTPFKKAPSTLTLKLAYKPDVYRVNPHNVITILANGESIPITGAQIPRNGFYLQMHDSVELSQHATGFVDYVFDSKKSYAGHRITTGLQGRF from the coding sequence ATGCCTCTTTCTTTAAGATCTTCTTCTTTTTGCTTTTTGGCTTGCTTATGCAGCTCGGGGTGGGTTTCTGCCCAAACCATAAATCAAGCTAAGCTTACGCCTCCTTTGTATGATATAGGAGAAGCTTTCCACCTGACTTCGAATTGTTTCATTGAAGATGCCTATGGAGCTAAGTTCCCCTCATCTTTCTTAGGATCGAGCACAAACTTCACTATATTCGGAAGAAATCGCTCACTAACATTTGCGCAATGTCATGCTCCTGTAAAAGAAGGTTCATCGTTAATCTCAGCTACAGAAGCACTGACATTGACAAATCTTTCTAAGCTTGTTCTTAACGAAAACGTCTCTACAGGAAAGAATGGCCTTATCTCAGGGAAAAATATCTCAGTCACTTCCTCAAGATCCGTAATAGTTACAAATAACAGAACCCCCTATACTCCTGTAGTTACTAGCGTTACCACTCCTAACGCCTCAACCACAGTAAACTGTTTTTGCGGTTCTGCAATTCGTACAGAGACAAAATTAGATATTACGAAAATTCGTGGTAATATTACCTTTGATAGCAACTCCGGAAACTTCGGAGCAGCTCTCCTTAATGATACGGCAGCCACCTGCAACATTGAGAATAACTCCGCAGCAATCTCTTTCTCTCAAAACTTTGCTGCTTGTGGTGGAGGAGCTATTTATGACGGAACGATTACCTTTAAGAATAACTCCGGACCGATTACCCTAGCGGGAAACACTGCAGCAAATGGATTACTAACAACTACTCCCACTCCTGCTAAAGTTATAGGTGCAGGTTGTGGAGGTGCGATTTGCGCACCAACAAAGTCTGTGAGCTTTGCTAATAATACTGGTGAGTGTGCCATAAATTATAACCTTGCTGAAAAAGACGGCGGGGCAATTTATGCGACTACATGTGATCTTACAACTAGTTCTAATACCTATTTAAATAAAAATGCTGCCAAAGGAAACGGTGGAGCTATCTGTACAAAGGCTCTTACTATAAATTCTAAAGGCCCTATGGTGTTCTTTAACAACAGGGCAGAGAAAGGTGGGGCTATTTATGTTGCTTCTACTGTTGGTGAAACTAATAATCCTCCAAATTCAACGTTAAGTTTAACAGCAAGTTCTGGGGATATGGTCTTTATCGGCAATATGCTCGACAATCGTCCAGGAACACGTAATGCTATCCAAGTTGAAGGAGATGGTAAAATCACCTCTCTTAATGCTACAGGATTATCTAATATAATCTTTCATGATCCTATTACAAATAAGGGTCCCACAACTACAAATCCCACAACTTTAGACACGATTAAAATCAACTCTACTGGCTTTGCTGGATCAGTAAAATTCACTTCAGAGACACTTACCATATCAGAGAAGTTAAACCCAGCAAACTCTACAACTTCCTTATTTGGTAAAGTTGTTATTGAAGACGGTCAACTTGTTGTAACTAACAATGCTACAGTCAATGTTCTTGGTTTAACTGCAGAAACAGGCAGACTAACTTTAGGTTCTGGAGCATCTGTTGGCTTGCTTACAACAACAAATAATCAGCCTACTCCAGAAAACTTTAGCATTAAAAAATTAGGTTTTGATGTTAAGTCTTATCTAAATCCCAATTATACCACCGCCACTGTCACAACATCTAATAGTAAGACAATTACATTAGAAGGTTCTTTAGATGTTGTTTCTGAGGATAACGAAGATCTCTATGATAATCCCTTATTGTTAGCCTCATTGTCTATTCCTATAGCTACCTTCACAAGTAATAACGGTAGCGCTACTGATCCAATAAAAACGAACTTCACCGTAGGAGATCTTGCTGTTTCTCAACATTACGGCTATCAAGGAGTGTGGTCATCTACATGGACAACACCATTACTAGCTCCTACACCTAATGGCGGCATCCCAACAGGAACAAATAATCGTACTCTCTATGTTGTATGGAGACCAGATCCCGCCTACCATGCTCCCTATGTTTTAGATCCTGAACGTCGTGGAGAACTTGTATCCAATACCCTATGGACTTCCTTCTTAGCAACGCAGGCATTCTCAGAAGCTTTAGAAGAAACCTTCCTTTCTGAACACGAAGGTGTTCTTGTTTCTGCAAAAGCTATCGGTAGCTATGTCCGTCATCCTGTACAGAAGACACATGATGGATTTAAAGGAAGATACGGAGGTTATCAAGCCTCTATTGGTATCCATTATCCTGATGATGCTTCTGTAGGCTTAGCTTTTGGTCAGCTTTATGGTCAGGTAAAGAGCAAACCTTACGATGCACAAAGTACAGAACAAATCAGTTTAGTTGCTTTCTTCGGGAAATTCCCCGTTGTTACAGAAAATACTGCAACGAGCATCTCCTGGGAAGCTTCATATGGTTACGCAGTAAACCATATGAAAACAAATTACCTAAACTCCATCACGCAAAGAACCAGAAAGTCTAAGGGACGTTGGCATAACAATACATACTATGCTTCCGTATCTGTAGAACATCCGTTCTTAACATGGTGCACTCTTACACGTAAAGTTGCTCGTGATCTTGAGCTCTCAGGATTTATATCCGCAGAGTTTATGGGTGGTTGGCAAAATGCATTTTCTGAAAAAGGTGCGCTACCACGTAGTTTTTCTAGAGGTCGTGGGCACAACATTACCCTACCTATTGGATTTACTTCCGAATGGTACACACCATTTAAAAAGGCACCTTCAACTCTGACATTAAAACTCGCTTATAAGCCTGATGTCTATAGAGTGAACCCACATAACGTAATCACTATCTTAGCTAACGGTGAGAGTATTCCTATAACGGGAGCACAAATCCCTCGTAATGGATTCTACCTACAGATGCATGACAGTGTAGAACTCTCCCAACACGCTACAGGATTCGTAGATTACGTATTTGATTCGAAAAAATCTTATGCAGGCCATCGCATCACGACAGGACTGCAAGGAAGATTTTAA